From the Tripterygium wilfordii isolate XIE 37 chromosome 6, ASM1340144v1, whole genome shotgun sequence genome, one window contains:
- the LOC119999245 gene encoding uncharacterized protein LOC119999245 isoform X2 — protein MAEIEDGSPSNSHSLTIDELLEDNYPFTAFRRGELISQLIKARYNLLNQKNELSNLKQKQAAVVGEAESIMASLSSRMNFLALGNSFMVIAAKSTISCISLLSSITITVILLGTLVFPVFLTFIRMRELYLDFTELAREQLKMIELLEKPYNLVELIYLSGSPVRLSLLVESHFNEVNGMIKRVKSMNGSLYRSLYNGCFRSVSISLMVYVGTVFWMANWESCETSTPPASSPGLGRIRSALVSSY, from the exons ATGGCTGAGATAGAAGACGGGTCTCCTTCCAAT TCTCATTCCCTGACTATTGATGAGCTCCTAGAAGATAACTATCCTTTCACTGCCTTTCGGAGAGGGGAGTTGATTAGTCAACTCATAAAAG CTCGATACAATCTGTTGAATCAAAAAAATGAACTATCTAATTTGAAGCAAAAACAAGCTGCAGTGGTTGGTGAAGCAGAGTCCATAATGGCTAGTTTGTCTAGTAGGATGAATTTCCTTGCGTTGGGTAATTCCTTCATGGTTATTGCGGCCAAATCGACCATTTCTTGTATTTCTTTGTTGTCATCCATCACAATTACTGTGATCCTCTTGGGTACCCTTGTGTTCCCGGTTTTTCTCACTTTCATACGCATGAGGGAGTTATATCTCGACTTCACTGAATTGGCAAGGGAGCAACTTAAGATGATTGAACTTCTGGAAAAGCCTTACAACCTGGTGGAGTTAATCTATTTATCTGGTTCTCCAGTTAGGTTATCCTTGTTGGTGGAGAGTCATTTTAATGAGGTGAATGGCATGATAAAGCGGGTAAAATCAATGAATGGGTCCTTATATAGGAGCCTTTACAATGGTTGTTTTCGATCTGTCTCTATATCCCTGATGGTATATGTTGGAACGGTATTTTGGATGGCCAACTGGGAATCTTGTG AAACGTCTACCCCACCTGCATCATCTCCTGGATTGGGTAGAATCAGGTCTGCTCTGGTATCATCGTACTGA
- the LOC119999245 gene encoding uncharacterized protein LOC119999245 isoform X1, translated as MAEIEDGSPSNVSILLLIIHFLFFIFCSLRVLIWLVFCFVSQSHSLTIDELLEDNYPFTAFRRGELISQLIKARYNLLNQKNELSNLKQKQAAVVGEAESIMASLSSRMNFLALGNSFMVIAAKSTISCISLLSSITITVILLGTLVFPVFLTFIRMRELYLDFTELAREQLKMIELLEKPYNLVELIYLSGSPVRLSLLVESHFNEVNGMIKRVKSMNGSLYRSLYNGCFRSVSISLMVYVGTVFWMANWESCETSTPPASSPGLGRIRSALVSSY; from the exons ATGGCTGAGATAGAAGACGGGTCTCCTTCCAATGTCTCTATTCTTCTGTTaatcattcattttttattttttattttttgcagcTTAAGAGTTTTAATATGgctggttttttgttttgtttcacaGTCTCATTCCCTGACTATTGATGAGCTCCTAGAAGATAACTATCCTTTCACTGCCTTTCGGAGAGGGGAGTTGATTAGTCAACTCATAAAAG CTCGATACAATCTGTTGAATCAAAAAAATGAACTATCTAATTTGAAGCAAAAACAAGCTGCAGTGGTTGGTGAAGCAGAGTCCATAATGGCTAGTTTGTCTAGTAGGATGAATTTCCTTGCGTTGGGTAATTCCTTCATGGTTATTGCGGCCAAATCGACCATTTCTTGTATTTCTTTGTTGTCATCCATCACAATTACTGTGATCCTCTTGGGTACCCTTGTGTTCCCGGTTTTTCTCACTTTCATACGCATGAGGGAGTTATATCTCGACTTCACTGAATTGGCAAGGGAGCAACTTAAGATGATTGAACTTCTGGAAAAGCCTTACAACCTGGTGGAGTTAATCTATTTATCTGGTTCTCCAGTTAGGTTATCCTTGTTGGTGGAGAGTCATTTTAATGAGGTGAATGGCATGATAAAGCGGGTAAAATCAATGAATGGGTCCTTATATAGGAGCCTTTACAATGGTTGTTTTCGATCTGTCTCTATATCCCTGATGGTATATGTTGGAACGGTATTTTGGATGGCCAACTGGGAATCTTGTG AAACGTCTACCCCACCTGCATCATCTCCTGGATTGGGTAGAATCAGGTCTGCTCTGGTATCATCGTACTGA
- the LOC120000574 gene encoding L10-interacting MYB domain-containing protein-like, translating into MSLPSEQIIGDKANWDATLTKTFIDVCVERQKAGDRPNTHFSREGWKNVIVDFKAKTGRSYDQVQLKNKWDNLKKEWRLWEKLVFGETGLGWDDQRHTVLADNEWWERKIKEDRKCAKFRNQGIENREELQFLFGGQAVTGQHAFMPSATIFPQAINDETAPTEEDEHHRGVEEKLLSGDDNSTDPEYNANADIAADVQSSPTPPPRASRRSTTPGSRVRRKRKASDVRDEINNSLGQLVTAVQSRTSTVGSVYNSGNIDEVMLMLEEFPQTAAGGPLLRFALTLFEKRENREWFLGIGRKNWQMEWLQAKYDEATGGGSLGSH; encoded by the exons ATGAGTCTACCAAGTGAACAAATAATTGGAGACAAGGCAAACTGGGATGCCACTTTGACAAAAACTTTTATCGACGTTTGTGTCGAACGTCAAAAAGCGGGTGATAGGCCAAACACGCATTTTAGTCGAGAGGGTTGGAAGAATGTCATTGTAGATTTTAAAGCAAAAACCGGTAGGTCCTATGATCAAGTTCAACTGAAAAACAAATGGGATAACTTGAAGAAAGAGTGGAGATTGTGGGAGAAGTTGGTTTTTGGCGAGACAGGGCTTGGATGGGATGACCAACGTCACACTGTGTTGGCAGATAATGAATGGTGGGAGAGGAAAATCAAG GAGGATCGAAAGTGTGCTAAATTTCGCAACCAGGGTATTGAGAATAGAGAGGAATTGCAGTTCCTATTTGGAGGGCAAGCTGTCACCGGACAACATGCATTCATGCCTTCCGCCACAATTTTCCCTCAAGCTATTAATGATGAGACAGCTCCGACAGAAGAAGATGAGCATCATAGGGGGGTTGAAGAGAAGCTACTGTCCGGAGATGATAATTCAACCGATCCAGAGTACAACGCAAATGCGGACATTGCTGCTGATGTCCAGAGCTCTCCCACTCCACCACCTCGTGCTAGTAGGAGGTCTACTACCCCTGGTAGTCGTGTTAGACGCAAGAGGAAGGCTAGTGATGTCCGAGATGAGATAAACAACTCTCTAGGACAGTTGGTCACTGCAGTACAGAGTAGAACTTCAACTGTTGGATCTGTATACAATTCTGGGAATATAGATGAAGTTATGCTCATGTTGGAAGAGTTTCCTCAAACTGCAGCTGGTGGACCTCTATTAAGGTTTGCTCTGACGTTATTCGAGAAGAGAGAAAATCGAGAGTGGTTTCTGGGAATAGGGAGGAAGAATTGGCAGATGGAGTGGTTACAAGCCAAGTATGATGAGGCAACTGGTGGGGGATCTTTAGGATCTCATTAG
- the LOC120000575 gene encoding uncharacterized protein LOC120000575 — protein MANDDNWDDDEFITDACILGVVVAISELTYAAPRQKCWTSQLSGHKWITDLLRGNQIKPLSILRMEKCVFLDLCNELSTKYGLVASRNVGLREMVAMFIYIIAQGVSTRAVQDRFQHSGETIHRQFHKVLESIIRMSRDIIRPRDPEFSATPRQITENDKFNPFFKDCIGAIDGTHIAAVVPPEERIPYIGRKGVTTQNVMAVCDFDMLFTFVCGGWEGSAHDSRIFNKVLSYVHSNFPHPPTGKYYLVDAGYPNQRGYLAPYKGQRYHLEKKWLILTRMPSYKFDTQIKIVVACMALHNFIRMNVIEDEDFLAYGNESVVIANDDDFGTPMENGDPLQLNEDLEMTTLRDMIAAELYDL, from the exons ATGGCGAATGATGATAATTGGGATGATGATGAGTTCATTACAGATGCATGCATTTTAGGTGTTGTGGTAGCCATTAGTGAACTGACATATGCCGCGCCACGTCAAAAGTGTTGGACTTCTCAATTGTCTGGTCATAAATGGATAACAGATTTACTTCGAGGTAATCAAATCAAACCGTTATCTATATTGAGGATGGAAAAATGTGTCTTTCTTGATTTGTGCAATGAATTGTCAACAAAGTATGGATTAGTGGCATCACGTAACGTTGGATTGAGAGAGATGGTTGCcatgttcatatatatcatAGCACAAGGGGTTAGTACTAGGGCAGTGCAGGATCGCTTTCAACATTCCGGTGAGACAATTCATCGTCAATTTCACAAAGTGTTGGAAAGCATAATAAGAATGTCCAGGGATATTATAAGGCCTAGAGATCCCGAGTTTAGTGCCACTCCCCGGCAAATCACAGAAAATGACAAGTTTAATCCTTTTTTTAAGGATTGCATTGGGGCAATTGATGGTACACACATAGCTGCAGTGGTGCCTCCTGAAGAACGTATACCATATATTGGGAGGAAAGGAGTGACGACCCAGAATGTTATGGCGGTATGTGATTTCGACATGCTATTCACGTTTGTGTGTGGTGGATGGGAAGGGTCGGCGCATGATTCACGAATATTCAATAAAGTTTTATCATATGTACATAGCAATTTCCCTCACCCTCCCACAG GGAAGTACTACTTAGTTGATGCCGGATATCCAAATCAGAGGGGATACCTTGCGCCATATAAAGGGCAGAGATACCACCTAGAG AAGAAATGGTTGATCCTAACTCGGATGCCGTCATATAAATTTGACACTCAGATAAAGATTGTTGTTGCATGCATGGCATTGCACAACTTTATTCGAATGAACGTAATTGAAGATGAAGATTTCCTCGCATATGGTAATGAATCGGTGGTCATTGCAAATGACGACGACTTTGGTACTCCGATGGAAAATGGGGATCCTTTACAGTTAAATGAAGATTTAGAGATGACCACTTTACGCGATATGATTGCAGCCGAGTTATATGATTTGTAG